One Manihot esculenta cultivar AM560-2 chromosome 6, M.esculenta_v8, whole genome shotgun sequence DNA segment encodes these proteins:
- the LOC110616728 gene encoding pentatricopeptide repeat-containing protein At4g21300, whose amino-acid sequence MYYKKLYPIHKRFSSVITFRKAESIHTISRNSLISPLTSFQNTEELELLLQTCSDPSNLLQAKQIHAHSIVHGITNNGLLGAKILGTYVLCNNFVDAKKMFYQLKLYFAMPWNWMIRGFIKLGRSDFALLFYFKMLGCKVCPDKYTFPPVIRACSGLNNVRLGKMVHDTMLLMGFNVDEFVGSSLIKLYAENGCIEDARCLFGKMPHKDCVLWNVMLNGFVKCGKSNSAIQVFEEMRNSETKPNPITFASILSLCSSEAMLQFGTELHGLVVICGFQFDPLVANTLVAMYSKCGQLFDARKLFKIMPETSVVTWNGMIAGHVQNGFMNEASHLFSEMIAAGVKPDSITLASFLPSVVESANIKQGKEIHGYVLRHGVNLDIFLKSALIDIYFKCRDVKMACKIFNQSTLIDIVVCTAMISGYVLNGLNYEALDTFRWLLEEKMCPNAVTLASILPACAGLATLKLGKELHANIIKNGLDGKCHVGSAVVDMYAKCGKLDLAHQVFSRMSEKDAVCWNAMITNCSQNGKPQEAIHLFHQMGMLGMSYNCVSISAALSACANLPALRYGKEIHGFMIKGTLNSDLFSESALIDMYGKCGNLSTARQVFEMMQEKNKVPWNSIIAAYGSHGHLEDSLALFHKMLQNGIQPDNITFLTILSACGHAGQVDKGIQYFRCMTEEYGIPAQMEHYACMVDLFGRAGRLNEAFETIKSMPFSPDGGVWGTLLGACRLHGYSELAEVASGHLLDLDPENSGGYVLLSNIHADAGQWGSVRRIRSLMKERGVQKVPGYSWIEINNITHMFFVADGSHPQSALIYSLLNNLLSEMRKEGYVPQSYIQMHPQTSALS is encoded by the coding sequence atgtactataaaaaattatatcccATTCATAAACGTTTCTCATCTGTTATTACTTTCCGGAAAGCCGAGTCTATCCATACAATCTCCAGGAACAGTTTAATCAGTCCACTTACTTCATTCCAGAACACAGAAGAGCTTGAACTACTCTTGCAAACTTGTTCTGATCCTTCCAATCTCCTACAAGCCAAACAAATTCATGCCCACTCCATTGTTCATGGCATCACCAACAATGGCCTACTGGGAGCTAAGATTTTGGGCACTTATGTTCTTTGTAATAATTTTGTTGATGCTAAGAAAATGTTTTACCAGCTTAAATTATACTTTGCCATGCCCTGGAATTGGATGATCAGAGGGTTTATTAAATTGGGTCGCTCTGATTTTGCCTTGTTGTTTTACTTTAAAATGTTGGGTTGTAAAGTTTGTCCTGATAAGTATACTTTTCCTCCGGTTATTAGGGCTTGTAGTGGTTTGAATAATGTGAGATTGGGTAAGATGGTTCATGATACGATGTTGTTGATGGGTTTCAATGTAGATGAGTTTGTGGGTAGTTCATTGATAAAGCTGTATGCAGAGAATGGTTGTATAGAAGATGCACGTTGTTTGTTTGGTAAAATGCCTCATAAAGATTGTGTTTTATGGAATGTGATGCTTAACGGTTTTGTCAAATGTGGGAAATCGAATAGTGCCATACAGGTGTTTGAGGAAATGAGAAACAGTGAAACTAAGCCCAATCCAATTACATTTGCTTCTATTCTTTCCCTCTGTTCTTCAGAGGCAATGCTCCAATTTGGCACTGAGCTTCATGGGCTTGTTGTTATTTGTGGGTTTCAGTTTGATCCTCTAGTCGCCAACACGCTTGTGGCAATGTATTCTAAATGTGGGCAGTTGTTTGATGCGCGTAAATTGTTTAAAATAATGCCGGAGACTAGCGTTGTGACTTGGAATGGGATGATTGCTGGTCATGTACAAAATGGGTTTATGAACGAGGCCTCACATTTGTTCTCTGAGATGATAGCTGCTGGTGTTAAACCCGACTCTATTACATTAGCTAGTTTCCTTCCATCAGTTGTTGAATCAGCCAATATCAAGCAAGGTAAGGAAATTCACGGTTATGTATTGAGACATGGTGTAAATTTAGATATATTCTTGAAGAGCGCACTTATTGACATATACTTTAAGTGCAGGGATGTAAAGATGGCTTGCAAAATTTTTAACCAAAGTACCTTAATTGATATTGTAGTCTGCACTGCCATGATTTCAGGCTATGTGCTCAATGGGTTGAACTATGAAGCTTTAGATACTTTTAGGTGGTTACTTGAAGAGAAAATGTGTCCAAATGCTGTAACTTTGGCAAGTATTTTACCTGCTTGTGCTGGTTTGGCTACTCTGAAATTGGGAAAAGAATTGCATGCTAACATCATCAAGAATGGGCTTGATGGGAAGTGTCATGTGGGAAGTGCGGTGGTAGACATGTATGCAAAATGTGGAAAGCTGGATCTTGCACATCAGGTTTTTAGTAGAATGTCTGAAAAGGATGCTGTTTGTTGGAATGCAATGATCACAAATTGTTCCCAGAATGGCAAACCACAGGAGGCCATTCATCTTTTTCATCAAATGGGGATGCTAGGAATGAGTTATAATTGTGTGAGCATATCAGCTGCCCTTTCTGCTTGTGCAAACTTACCGGCACTTCGTTATGGGAAAGAGATTCATGGTTTCATGATCAAAGGAACATTGAACTCTGATCTTTTTTCAGAGAGTGCACTAATAGACATGTATGGGAAATGTGGAAACTTAAGTACTGCTCGTCAAGTGTTTGAAATGATGCAAGAGAAGAATAAAGTTCCATGGAACAGTATCATTGCTGCTTATGGGAGCCATGGTCACCTTGAGGACTCTCTTGCCCTGTTCCATAAAATGTTGCAAAATGGAATTCAACCTGATAATATAACTTTTCTTACTATACTGTCTGCTTGTGGGCATGCTGGACAGGTTGATAAAGGAATTCAGTACTTCAGATGCATGACCGAGGAATATGGTATCCCAGCTCAGATGGAGCATTATGCTTGCATGGTAGATTTGTTTGGCCGTGCTGGCCGTTTGAATGAAGCATTTGAAACCATAAAAAGCATGCCGTTCTCACCTGATGGAGGCGTTTGGGGGACATTGTTGGGAGCCTGTAGGCTTCATGGGTATTCTGAGCTTGCTGAAGTGGCTTCAGGACATTTACTTGACTTGGATCCAGAAAATTCTGGTGGCTATGTACTGCTTTCAAATATACATGCCGATGCTGGACAATGGGGAAGTGTACGCAGGATACGAAGTTTAATGAAAGAACGAGGAGTTCAGAAAGTACCTGGGTACAGCTGGATTGAGATCAATAACATCACACATATGTTTTTTGTTGCAGATGGAAGTCACCCCCAGTCTGCTCTCATCTATTCATTGCTAAACAATCTTCTTTCAGAGATGAGGAAAGAGGGTTATGTTCCTCAATCTTACATTCAAATGCACCCACAAACTTCTGCGTTGTCATGA